Genomic segment of Synchiropus splendidus isolate RoL2022-P1 chromosome 4, RoL_Sspl_1.0, whole genome shotgun sequence:
CTTTATTTGTTTAGGTGTTTAGCTTTTTAAAAATTGATTACTTAACAGGTATAAACAAGCAGTGAACTGAATGTGTGAAAActgtttttcaatgtatttctaTGTCTTTCAGTGTAGAGTGACACTTTGTGTTTCAGACCTGTTGTGAATGTTCCTGAATGTCTAGGTATGATGGAGTGTCTATGAAAACgtgtcatttgcagtgttgtTTCATAAAATAGTTACTACCTACCTTCGTCACCCCATGGAATCTGGTTCTTTGGGATGTTTGATTTAACATCAGACGATGAAGTGCCTAtgaattccatttaaagatCCAATCTAAATCACGAATAGAGAACTTCGGTCAGCGAGCTCAAAAGAGGGATCGTGGCCATACTCCCTCCAGACCAGTGGGCGCCACTGTTGCACCCATCTCTCCTGGTGGAGCGGCGAATAACGGAAGAAGCAGGAACCGTTTTAACGTTGATCAGAACCTAAGTCTGGACTGGGAAGCAGGATCCTCCAGGACTGTGCTGGAGCCCTGAACAACAGTCGTCCGGCCGTCAGCTTTGAATCTACTGGAGGTAAGAACACAATTCTCAGTGACCTTAAGGAGTTCACACGGTACGGCAGACGGGACTCTGAGGTGGAGACATGAGTCTCGGaatgaggaggatggagaccCCCGGTAAACTTCTCGTGTTGCGTGGCACTGACCCATACATGGACAGACCCTCAGACAGACTGACCGACCCAAAATCTTAGCCGCTTTTGTTTACTTTGGGTGAAATCGTGTGACTCAAGTGTTGAAATGCATGCAACTAGATTTCAAAACATGTTACTTgcgattaaatatatttttaataacaccAATCAAATTCGAAATATATTTTCTAACGTCTTAGAATTTAGTGCGTTTACATTTATCTAAACAACAAACTATCATAGGGATTACATTACATGCATGCATAACCCTCATTGCCAATGAAATGTCACCTCTTTGGATGTCATTTTCTGATTATTTTTCTGATCTGTTTTTATCAGTAATCGATTTAACTAGATAGGAAATGGCTTTGAAATGAATTTTATGTGATagaataatcataataataatcataataagaATGAATGTTGAATCACTCAGTTGACGCAGCTATGCAAGTTTCTATCGATACCTCTCCATTTTTGTAAGTTCAGTTTTATAAGGCCATGTTTAACTTTGTTTTAGTAATATATGCAGGTATCTcttcatgtatttttgttttgattgtttgtttattgtagTTATTTGTCTTTTAGTGTGACCAGCAAGCCAAACCCAAGCTCACCTGGAAGAGCTGTGCTGAGAGTCCGTCAGTGGCACCATGGCGGAGAAGCTGCTCAATTTATCAGCCAAGGGACGAATTGTCATCTGCCTCCTGGTCAACCTATTTTCCTCCATCTGCATCGTCTTCATCAACAAGTGGATCTATGTCCACTATAAATTCCCCAACATGACTCTGACCCTGGTCCATTTTGTGGTCACCTGGTTAGGCCTATACATCTGCAACAAGATGGACATTTTCTCACCAAAAAGCGTCCCCATCCGCAGGATCGTGTGGCTGGCGCTGAGCTTCTGTGGATTTGTGGCCTTCACTAATCTCTCTCTACAGAACAATTCTATTGGAACATACCAGCTGGCTAAGGCGATGACCACGCCCGTCATCATTCTCATCCAGACCACCTACTACAAGAAGACATTCTCTACTAAGATCAAACTGACTCTGGTAGGAGCCAACAACACAGCACACACATATCATTTTAACCTTCAGTCTGTTACCTGTATGCCACTGCAATTTGAGTTGTTACTCATACCCTGTGCACACCTCTACTGAAAATTTAAGATAAACACTCTTCAAATCACAGGAAACGTAATTTCATGCATGAATGTCCCTATACTGTTGAATTCTTGCCTTTTAAAGGAGAGAATTATTGATTACATTCCTGTGAATCAAGAGTGTTCCTGCCAACAGAAAGCAGGAGCGTGACACGTCATTAACTTTTCACCTACCTAAGTAGTCAGTCAGATAAGATAACCTTTATTTGTCTCACTATTAAAACAAATCCAGCGACTGTATTGCACCATCAGACAatgacaaacaatgaataaattcGCTGTAAGCAGTCAACTACAATCAGGACTaatattcaattaaaataatatcCTGGAAATACATGACTGTCTCCGTAATACTTGGTGTTGCTTGATGATGATTAACAATTCATAGTTGAGAAAAAGCGGCTTTACGTGTAAATATTAACACATAAAATAAGTTATTTTCTTGTGATTTGCATTAGATATGTTTCCCATCAGTGAATCTGTACACAATGTAAACATTTAAAGTAgtatattattgtttttgatgtattaaaagcaaaacacacaaaagcacatTCTTCTATTTAAAGTAATCTTATCAGCATCACATCTGTGGAAATGTGTTTGACGGAGACAAAACGCTTGAGACGTAGGCTTGTGtaactgagattttttttttttttatcttatttataAAACAGAGGTGATCTGCCATAAcacattcttttttattttagttatcCTTACTTTACATTGATGACTGTATTAGTCAGTCCAAATACATCATCTTGTTACTGACAAAATACACTATATGAAAACGGAAATTTGAGTCCCTCTCAGATGCCAAACTGATTTCTGAATTGGTCCTTACAGGTACCGATAACTCTTGGAGTAATTCTAAACTCTTACTACGATGTTCGTTTTAATGTCCTCGGGACAGTATTTGCAACACTGGGAGTCCTGGTTACGTCACTGTACCAAGTGGTGAGTAAGTCAATCCAGGTCCCTGAATCTGTCAAGTTAAATAAACATGTGTGTCTGTTCATCTCAGTGGGTCGGAGCCAAACAACATGAGCTGCAGGTGAACTCCATGCAGTTGCTCTACTACCAGGTATGACCACGTcctgtaaatgtaaataaacaaatctgCACAGTTTTAATGTTAGTAAGGAGAACATGTGATTGTTCCGCCAGGCCCCGCTCTCATCGGGCTTCTTGCTCTGTATTGTTCCCTTCTTTGAACCGCTGACTGGAGATGGGGGGATATTTGGACCCTGGTCTCTGCCTGCACTGGTCGGTCTATGGTTATTTGTTTGCACTTCACAGTACTACGATTTCTGATGGAATGTTATTCTTCTGTTCCCTAGGCGACGGTTTTGTTTTCAGGTGTTGTGGCCTTCCTAGTCAACCTGTCCATCTACTGGATCATAGGAAACACATCAGCTGTCACGTATCCTTGAACTTTTGGTCACACAATTTCTTAATGGAGTATGATATCTTTAATTATTGATGTTCACATTACTTTAAATGTACGAAATATTGTATTTTGGCCAACAATTAGTGCTTCAGTGCTTCTGTCACGTTGTTCTCCTTGACCAGAGTGTGTAGCTACAACATGTTTGGTCATTTTAAGTTCTGCATCACTCTGGTAGGGGGATACGTGCTGTTCCAGGACCCGCTGTCACTAAACCAGGTGAGAGCCCACACTTTCATCATTAACTtagttttcatttaaatatctttCATTAATGTGAGCTGTCACATGAGTGAAAAGGTCCATGACGTTTAAGCAAGATTGGAAATGTGTTCGATCAGAGAAACGTTTTAAATAAGCCATTAGAGTTACCAGAGTAGTTTTCAAGTAATGCCCCTCAGTGTGAGCAGGAAGTTCTCTTTAAAACACCTATTCCACCACATTTTCTGCTCGAGGAATGACACCTAATAAACTCTACAGAACAGTTCCTATTCATTTGTAGTCCTCCTCATGAAGCCTCTTAAAGCTTGGGTGCGTTATCTTGGCCCTCCTTTTGTAACAACCATCCTGTAGTGATCTGCCACGATGGCAGTGCTAGTCTGTGTTCGGGGGCAGGTGGTGCCAAGCGGACCACTCAGAATGTGGGCAACACGCTGGCATCACAGTAATTGTTCAATGGTTatcttgttttctcattcatCAAATGCCGTGATCGAAATTGTCAGAAGGCTTAAGACTTAAATGCCTCCTTCATCACCTGCACTGACACTATCAAAGTAAATATGTTTAAACACACTTCTTGTCCTCAAGGCTCTAGGAATCCTCTGCACTCTGGCTGGCATCCTGCTGTATACACACATCAAGCTGGTGGAACAGGAAGAAGGAAAGAACCGCCTCGCTCAAAGACCATAAAGACACTTGCCTATTCATCACCTATAGAAGTAGATTGAAACTATTTTTAAAagatatgtattttattacAATGTAAGTGCTGCGATTGTAATATCAGAATAGAAGCAACTGAATAACAAGTCAATGATAGCAAAAGCGACAATGCATTActtttttcaaacaaatataaaacaaaatcatgttacattttcttttgctgTACTATCATTGAACGTATTTtaagtttaatttattttgtcttttagtGACAAGACAACTGCTTCCTGAACTGCCATTGTGCAGGAAATTATGTGTAAGAGAAGCAAAATATCCAGTCAATGTATTTTCGCTATTTTGTGAAAATACGACTTTATAcccatattttttttacattgccaAACTGGCCTTGATAGGAATAAGGTAATTCACTCTGCACCTTTACATCATAACTGCCTGTTTTCGCTTTAAATATGGAAATCAAATCAAGTTGGAAGCatgctatttatttatgttgcatTGTTGTCTTCTCTTGTTTAATTCAAATGCGGGGTACATTGCCAGTTAACAAAGCATTACTTAAGGCAAACATTTCCATactgaataaatatttgtttatatatatatacatgtattatCTTGGCAGATCACTACAGGATAGTTGTTTCAAAAAGCagcctgatatatatatatatatatatatatatatataaattcttGATCACTCACCATCTGGCACTTAATCGAGTAGGGGACAAAAGGATGGAACAAGGAATGCTTCGGAGGATACACATTGGTCCTTACAGATAGATTGTTTCTAAGCTTAAGATTCATGTGAGCTGATGTTTCGCTGTGACGGATGTTCTGTATTTGTGCAGctacaatgaaaacatttttgtctattaaaaacaaaaaggatttttcaataaaaataattttgtaaATAATATGTCATTCTTGCAGATCTTTTCAATATCAGAAACCTTTGGTTCGGCAGAATTTCTTTGGCTCAAGTCACATCTATGGGGATGTAAACATACACAGACTCAGTTATACCTGTGTTCCTCcctgtccaaaaaaaaacaactgtgagATGAATGGATCAAGGTGGAAACGACTGTCAGAAGTGTAGCTACAGCAACTTGTTGACAGAGACAGTTTATCTATCAATCGCTTTTGTTGAGAGGAGGACATCTCTGCAATCAACAACTCTCAATGAAATGACCACATACATACTGAAAAAACACCAAGCTGATACAGAATGTTAGATGGAGAATAGAGAATTGGCACTGTTTGCAGTGAGCAGTAATGACAATACATTAAAGGTTGTGATCTTTACAAGTTGTTAATCAAATAGGGCTGTATACGTAGCGTAGAAAACGATTCATCTCTTAATAGATAAATGTGTTGATTTATTCACTTACGCTATTAACTTATTCTTGATTTAACTGCTGCCATCATGCCTAATAGACTGCATTGTATTTCTATGTAGTTATTTGTTTCCTacaaatggaaaatatttctgaaaaaaattgcatttgtctttgttgtaatttagattagattaatcATTGCTGATACAGGAAAGAAAATCAAAGGTGAAAACGTTTTCTCAAACTTGTGTCATCCATCAAACTCATATGCACTTATATGACACGTACCAAGTCAAACTCTCCTAACAAAAGAGGTCGTCCCGAGTTTCAACTGTCATCTAAAACGCTGGTCCACTCCTATCCAGGTGATGGCGGTAATGCGCCGCATTGCTGATTTCCCGGCTTCCTGTCAGAGCAAAAGCGAAGAAGACTTTGACGAGGAAGACCGATGTTTGTTGTGCTACAATTAGCAGGTAATTTTTGTACATCACGCTGTTGTTTCAGTCGGCTGACAGCTGATTTGCAGATATAATAATAGAAAAGTTATTCAAGCTTCCGTTGTGGTTGTTGGACAGTTGCTAACTGTCAAATGAAAGAAGTCTGaatggtttgtttacattcattcaGGTGGCCTTGCGCACCACGAAGAATGATGCGCTTATAACTTGCGTTGTGGCAGAATTACTCTACTCCGTATAGCCTTTATATGTATCAATTAGTGCTTTATATGTTATTTTTTCTGCTCAAAGGATGTAATTATTCCAAGCTAGGTTGCTAATATTGTCAGTGGTTGTGATGATGCGAATGTTATTGCTTGGACTTATCAAGAGAGATCCAAACCTAAGACCTGTTGCGGTGTTTTGAGGCGTGTGCGTTCTGCATCTTatgtgaagtaaaaaaaaaaattacattagCTTACTTGTGGTCCACCATTTAGTCACCTCTGTTGTACACTATCATTCGTGTCTATCGTGGTACTGGCAGAATTCCATTTGGTTGGTTTGGTTGCACAATAGGCAGCTAAATGGTCTTACCCTCATGATAGTGGTGTGTTCAGGTGGCACTGTGAGGTGTGATATTTGACGGTTAATGAGAATATTTGCTTGTCTTCTTCCAGTATGCCTGCTGAACGCAAGCGCTCGATAAACATGGATGAGAAAGAAGTCAGCTCTTTCTCATcaaaggagaaggagaaagagaaagacagagaaggCGATAAGAGGCCATCATCTGCTCGGGACAAAACAAAGGATGAATCCAAAGTGCTAAGTGGTAAAAAAGACAGCGggaaggaagagaagaggaaacgccaagaggaggaaaagaaaaagaaagaggagaaaGACCGGCgtaagaaagaggaggagaagcagaaggctgaggaggagcagaagcagaaagAAGAGGAGGTAAAGcgacagcaggaggagcaggagaggaaggcACAGGAAGAGGAGGCCAAGCGACAACGTGAAGAGGAAGCTGCTCTCTTAAAGTGAGTGACGTCATTTCATGAATGTGCTTTGTGTGTACACAACTTTATGTTTGATAAACTTTGAGAAGTTAGTCATGAAAAAGGCAACCAACAAACAAAGTCTATTTAAACCATTCTGACAATATGAGATGCATCACAATCACAGCACATCTGTTGCAACctaagtttttatttagcaATATAAACTCCAGCTCTTACGGATATTGTTGTGGATGTGCAGggattgttttatgttttatgatAGCTTGTACTGTGTTATTTGAAAACCTCTATAAAaagcatttaaataaaatcataaaaaataaactccAGCTCACAATTCAATCATCTGGCCATCACAACTTTAGCCCTCCTTGTGAACTGATTTCTCTAGGGAAAAGGAGGAAGGTCATCAGCTTCACCAAGAGGCATGGGAACGCCATCAGAGTCGGAAAGAACTCCGTCACAAGAACCAGAATGCCCATGAGGGTCGACCTGAGGAAGCCTTCTTCAGCCGCCTGGATTCCAGCCTTAAGAAGAACACCGCTTTTGTCAAGAAGCTCCGTACCCTCACTGAGCAGCAGCGGGACTCGCTGTCCAATGACTTTGCCTCGCTAAATCTTAGCAAGTATATCGGGGAAGCCGTGAGCTCTGTAGTGGAGGCCAAGTTGAAGATCTCTGATGTTGGCTGTGCTGTACACCTGTGCTCCCTCTTCCACCAGCGCTATGCTGAGTTTGCGCCGCTCCTCCTGCAGGCGTGGAAGAAGCACTTTGAAGCACGAAAGGAAGAAAAAGCTCCCAATGTGAGCAAGCTGCGTACAGACCTGCGCTTCATTGCTGAGCTCACCATCGTCGGCCTCTTCACTGACAAAGAAGGCCTGTCACTCATATATGAGCAGCTGAAGAACATCATTGGCACAGACCGTGAGACCCACACTCACGTGTCAGTGGTGATCAGCTTCTGTAAGCACTGTGGCGACGACATCGCTGGCTTGGTGCCCCGTAAGGTGAAGTTGGCTGCTGAGAAGTTTAACTTGACCTTCCCTCCGAGTGAAATAATAAGCACAGAGAAACAGCAGCCGTTCCAAAATCTTCTGAGAGAATACTTCACCTCTCTGACCAAACACCTGAAGAAGGACCACCGGGAGCTGCAGAACATTGAGCGGCAGAACAGGTGAGAACAATCCCTGGCATTGTGTTGCTTACATCAGCGATCTATGTATATGGCAATGTCAGACTATTTAGCGTGCTTTGTGTTGCACaggttgtatttcatctacatAACTGTGATCTCATGAAGTTTCCTTTTCATCCTCCACAGACGAATACTTCACACCAAAGGGGAACTGAGTGAGGACCGTCACAAGCAGTATGAGGAGTTTGCTACTTCCTACCAGAAACTGCTGGCCAATACTCAGTCGTTGGCTGACCTCctggatgaaaacatgccagagcTACCACAGGACAAGACCGTGCAAGAAGGTGAGCTTACCATAGATACAATGGAAATGTAATAAGTTGAACTTATTCAATAATGTGATGTTGACAACACTCTACTAGAGCATGGCCCAGGCATTGACATATTCACCCCTGGGAAGCCTGGAGAGTATGACCTGGAAGGAGGAATCTGGGAAGATGAAGATGCCCGTAATTTCTACGAGAACATGGTGGATTTGAAGGCCTTTGTTCCTGCTATCCTGTTCAAGGACAACGAGAAGGGTGGTCAGGGCAGAGACAAGGATGATACCAAAGGTAGAAAGTCTTAACTCTAACTAAATGTATTCTTCTCTTAGTATTAGTGTCACTGCCCATTCACAGTTGAGTGCTCTTTCTCATTTTCCTATTTGTTCAGATGGCAGAGAAGGGAAGGATGGTGCCAGCACCACTGAAGAGCTGGAAATGGAGCTTGAAGCTTTGGACATAGCTGATGAACCTCTTGAACTTGAGGGACAAGATGAGACAGAAAATGAAGAGCTGGCCAAGAAGTTGATGGACGAGCAAGGTAAATAAATCGATTCAGCAGCACAGAAAGTTGCTGAACTGAAGcatgtgaaatattatttttctgcatttatttttgctgttctGCACTACTCTGTATTTGGAAGCAA
This window contains:
- the slc35e3 gene encoding solute carrier family 35 member E3, producing the protein MAEKLLNLSAKGRIVICLLVNLFSSICIVFINKWIYVHYKFPNMTLTLVHFVVTWLGLYICNKMDIFSPKSVPIRRIVWLALSFCGFVAFTNLSLQNNSIGTYQLAKAMTTPVIILIQTTYYKKTFSTKIKLTLVPITLGVILNSYYDVRFNVLGTVFATLGVLVTSLYQVWVGAKQHELQVNSMQLLYYQAPLSSGFLLCIVPFFEPLTGDGGIFGPWSLPALATVLFSGVVAFLVNLSIYWIIGNTSAVTYNMFGHFKFCITLVGGYVLFQDPLSLNQALGILCTLAGILLYTHIKLVEQEEGKNRLAQRP